Proteins encoded within one genomic window of Oryza brachyantha chromosome 7, ObraRS2, whole genome shotgun sequence:
- the LOC102713924 gene encoding pheophytinase, chloroplastic, which yields MATSGAAAAAPPPVSTSLSARRRGTARAPAASSSSSGAASSARPWRRPGARARARLLRVEASSMADPVEERQPAAPAPDAPLEPQPQVRTSMWNWKGYNIRYQYAGTSGPALVLIHGFGANSDHWRKNIAALAMTFRVYAIDLIGYGYSDKPNPRELGESFYTFETWGEQLNTFCAEVVKSEAFFICNSIGGLVGLQAAVMEPQKCKGIFLLNISLRMLHISKQPWFGKPFIKSFQSLLRNTVIGKLFFNAVATPESVKNILCQCYHDTSAVTDELVQFILQPGLDPGAVDVFLEFICYSGGPLPEELLPRVKCPVLVAWGEKDPWEPVELGRAYASYETVEEFVVLPNVGHCPQDEAPDLVNPLVESFVMRHS from the exons atggcgacgagcggcgccgcGGCAGCGGCACCTCCTCCCGTGtccacctccctctccgcgcgccgccgcggcacggCTCGGgctcccgccgcctcctcctcctcctccggcgccgcttCGTCCGCGCGGCCCTGGAGGCGGCCcggggcgcgggcgcgagcgaGGCTTCTGCGCGTGGAGGCCTCCTCCATGGCCGACCCGGTGGAGGAGAGGCAACCCGCGGCGCCGGCCCCGGACGCTCCGTTGGAGCCTCAGCCCCAGGTACGCACCAG CATGTGGAATTGGAAGGGTTACAACATTCGTTATCAATACGCCGGAACTTCTGGCCCTGCATTGGTTCTAATTCATGGCTTCGGAGCAAACAG tGACCATTGGCGGAAAAACATTGCTGCTCTTGCCATGACATTCCGAGTGTATGCGATTGATCTAATTGGTTATGGATATTCTGATAAGCCTAATCCACGTGAGCTTGGTGAAAGCTTTTATACTTTTGAGACATGGGGAGAACAGCTGAATACGTTTTGTGCTGAAGTTGTTAAGAGTGAAGCTTTCTTCATATGCAATTCAATTGGAG GGCTTGTTGGTCTTCAGGCAGCTGTCATGGAACCTCAGAAGTGCAAGGGCATCTTTTTATTGAATATTTCACTGAGGATGCTTCATATCAGCAAGCAGCCATGGTTTGGAAAGCCTTTCATCAAATCCTTCCAAAGTCTGCTACG GAATACTGTCATCGGGAAACTGTTCTTCAATGCTGTTGCTACACCAGAATCTGTGAAAAACATTCTCTGTCAG TGCTACCATGACACATCTGCAGTGACGGACGAACTAGTTCAGTTTATTCTGCAGCCAGGGCTTGACCCTGGTGCTGTGGATGTATTCCTTGAGTTCATCTGCTACTCAGGAGGTCCTCTACCTGAAGAATTACTTCCCAGAGTGAAG TGTCCAGTTTTGGTAGCTTGGGGCGAGAAGGACCCATGGGAGCCTGTGGAGCTTGGAAGAGCTTATGCATCGTATGAAACTGTTGAAGAGTTTGTTGTCTTGCCAAATGTTGGACACTGCCCACAG